AAAACGAAGTAttgaataatatatacgtTTATGGTGTCAATAATCGACTAATAACGAGGTGCAACTAGAATGAATTGAAAAGTGTAGTCGGTCATTACGAGGTTTCATTGATAGGAGTGTTTTGTTAGTGTCACGGTCAGAAGCTACAGGTGGGCCCCCCAACGTGCGCCCCCCTATTGAGACGGACCTGAGGCTCGCTGCTCGGTCGGGTCACGTGACCCTACACTTTCGAAGGGAATGCCGGTGGCAGGAGGAAGGGTGGGAGAGGGACGAAAGGCAGTCCCATGTCCGCTACTTCGCTAAGCTGACGGCCCACGACACGGGGCACACCAGACGCGCCACGAGCTTCGTAAATGCACACAAAGAAGGTCACGTCGTTCTGTGTGTATATACGGTTGCATATGCCATCGCGAATGGGAGGTGTGAGTTTCGTGAGTTCGATCGAATCGTGTGGACAACGAGCAAAAAGAGAATGTGGCCGGACACTGCTCGTTTTTCTTGGCGTTGTTTCTCGTGATCTAAAACACGGAAGAGCATAGTGCCGAGCAAGTGCCATTAGTTAAGACGATAAGGATGGACGCCTTCGGCATGTACCAAGTGAGTCTGGCGATCTCCCGCGGGCTCAAAATGGCCTTGGTTTACACGTTTACTTTTCTCGTTCTTCGGATTTCCTTCAAAAGAGTGCACACCGTGTTTGATCATGGATGATCGTTGTTGATTATCGCCGGATGACAGATGTCACGATGTTTTTGTTTAGACATACGTACTTGTGATTTCTGTCTCTTTCTTCACCGTGCGTGTTTTCTCTGGTTGCTCGATGTTGCGTGCGTGATGTCATGTCTGGTAACCTAACCTAACTTAAGAGTAGAGCCTGTCCCTGTCCCCATCACGCCCATTCCTAGTATTATTCCGTAAACGAGTACCGCTCGTAGTACCCATGTTTTTGTCCTACATGCTTCTTGATCCCGTTCTTTACAGCCTCTTCCTGCCGATTTACAGATCGATGTCGATCCATGGATGATAAATTGCAGGTTATTTTATTCGTGGGTTCTCTTTTTCTTGTAAGGGAATTCAAACGGTGCTGATATCTTCTCTTGAACTTGCACCGTGCTATTGTTTACAATCGTGATTACATCGGTACATCGCGACGAAGAATGCGTTGCTTTGTATTAACATCGTCCGGTACGCTACATTAATGTAAACACTTTGGTTTGCATATTTGAGAGTGTAGCAATAACAAAGCGAATATGTTGATCGTCTTTAATTAATGCGAAAGTATTACGGTGTACGTCACGTTTAACAGTAAATCGATGCAGCTATAAATATTTAGCATATAAGTTTATCAAgcataaacatttaatattaagtGGTCTTTAGAACAATTGCTGATAAAAACTGTGCAATAAAATGTAAGAGTAAGTATAGTAATAGTGAAGTGTacaaatgtataattaattcaataattttgctttttttgTACAGTTTTCTCAAGGCCTGACAGGCAGGCCAGAGCTGTATCAAAAGTCCAATAGAAGCAGCCATTCGAGTGACACAAGCTCAGCATACAGTGGTTCAGACACCATGACATCTGTACAAGGTTCATTAGATGCAGATGCAGACGATGTTGATCTTTCAGGTCTTGTTGAATCTATAGTAGACAGCGATGAAGAGGAAGATCTTGCAGAAAGCATGGATGTAAGTACACTCTTTCTTAAACGGTtgcttaaattataaaattaaagagtacacaaacaagaattatttttatttgcgtttacaGAGCTTGACTGTCCGTGATCCAGTCAGAGAATGTTTAGAAAAAGATCCTATGGAAAGGACAGAAGATGATATAGAAACGCTCTTAGAATTCACACAACAATTAAAGGCTTTCACAAATATGACCTTGGCAGTAAGAAGAGCGCTGTGCGCTGTGATGGTGTTTGCAGTGGTTGAACGTGCTGGTATGATAGTTTTGAATGATGGAGAAGAATTAGATAGTTGGAGCGTGCTCATAAATGGTGCTGTGGAAATTGAGCATAGCAATGGAGAAATCGAACAGCTGCACCTTGGTGACAGTTTTGGAATCTTGCCCACTATGGAAAGACTTTTGCATAGAGGTGTAATGAGGACAAAGTGAGTTCTATGTTAGAAATTTTCTGTCGTCGGTAGTTATCAAATGAAAATTCCATTAACAcgtctatttctttttcagatGTGATGATTGCCAATTTGTATGTGTTACTCAGGCAGATTACTTTAGAATTCAACATCAAGGAGAAGAAAATACGAGGCGGCACGAAGAGAATGGGAGAGTGATTCTAGTAACAGAATTAAGGGGTGCTTTAGATGGCGGAGCACGCAGAGGTCATGTAGTTATCCGCGGAACTCCTGAACGTTTAATGTTACAACTTATCGAAGAAAACAGTATTACCGATCCCACTTATATAGAAGATTTCTTATTAACGCATCGAACATTTATCGATAGTCCTTTATTAGTTGCAAGTCAATTGTTAGAATGGTTTGATCAAGCACAAGTCAGAGATAGAGTTGCCCGTGTGGTACTTCTTTGGGTAAATAATCATTTTACTGATTTTGAAACTGATCCCGCCATGATGGAATTTTTGGAAGCATTTGAAGCGGGtttagaaagagagaaaatgcTAGGTCAACAAAGGTATACatcaattttgttaaatttatattcgttataataattattaagcatttatagtatttaaaaatCCTTCAATAAATTTCAGATTATTAAACATTGCTTGTGCAGCCAAAGCAAGAACTCGAAATGTAACATTAGCAAGGCCTACAAGGGACGAGGTCTTGCATTTTAGTATTTTGGGTGGATATGAAAGAGGTTTCggcatttttatttcaaaagtgGATAAAAAGTCAAAGGCTGAAGATGTTGGCTTGAAACGTGGTGATCAGATTTTAGAAGTAAATGGACAGAGTTTTGAGCACGTGAGTCACGCCAGGGCTCTTGAAATCTTAAGGGGATCTACTCATCTTAGTATAACTGTTAAATCAAACTTACTTGGTATGTTACATTTTGTAGAAACAATAATTTGTGGATTATATTTCCTTTATGCGAGCAATGAATTACTGTTGTAGCGTTTAAAGAAATGCTTCAGATGCCAGATGACTCGCCGAGGCCGCGGGGAAGAGCAAACAAACCCGAAATTTCAAGAATACAAACAGATCCACGTGCAAGGTTGTCCACGCACGTGGACCCGATAACTCCAGGAAATCCACTGAATCCTTTAGTAGGCGGTGTTCCACTGTTAATACCTGATTCTAATGTTTCTCCTTGTAAAGATGCTAAAAAAGAGCATAAAGGATTCATGACGCTTGGACCGAAAAAGAGATTTCAAAAAGCtcttataaaaatgaatatactGCCAAAGAATACTATTAAgtaagttaaaaatatatctgtcattttcttttatttttttcatttttttttcctttttctaattcaagaaaatatattttacataggAGTGATTCATTTTACAGTGATGGTGTACATGTAGACGATCCTCTCGCACCACCTCATACACCACCGGGAACAGGAGGACTTTCACAGACTACTAACCTTTATCATTCGAAAAGTAATCCTGACCTTACATCGTTATATTGTTATGACGACTTAAGGGCACCTGATTATCCAGAACACGTTTTGAAGGTTTACAAAGCCGATCAAACTTGTAAATATCTTCTTATTCACAAGGAAACAACGGCGCACGAGGTAGATATTTAAATCGTGGGAAACAATATGCACGATTAAAAGTTTCTGTatactaatatattattttaggtGGTAATGCTAGCTCTCCAAGAATTTGGTATAACCGAAGGCAGTTCGAATTTCTCCTTAGCTGAAGTTAGCGTTGGAGAAGGAGGAATGATTAAACAACGCAGGTTACCTGATCAGTTGCAAAATCTTGCGGAAAGAATTGGCTTAAGTTCAaggtattatttaaaaactaatGGTATCTCGGAGACGTTCGTAGCAGATGAACAAGCGCCAGAACTTATACGCGAATCTCAGGTTCACTTCTTACAATTAAATGCCGTTGAAGTTGCAATTCAATTGACTTTACAAGATTTCAGTATATTCAGGTAAGTTGATAATACTTTTAGTTTCTTTGCGAGTTATTTTTTGCGAAATGGAAATATTGATTTGTGTGCTATTATTAGGCAAATAGAATCTACGGAATACGTGGATGATTTATTCGAATTGAAGAGTAGATATGGAGTGCCTATGCTCAGGCAGTTTGCAGAACTAGTCAACAGAGAAATGTTTTGGGTTGTGACAGAAGTTTGTTCTGAACACAATCTTGTTCGAcgtagtaaaataataaaacaatttataaaaatagccCGTGAGTTTTTATCCTCATCCattgttacattttttgtTACACGAGTATCCTAATATCTTTTTGTTTGCTAAACAGGACAATGTAAAGAAtgcaaaaatttcaattccatGTTTGCGATTGTGTCTGGCTTGGGTCATGGGGCTGTCTCAAGATTAAGAGCCTCTTGGGAGAAACTGCCAAGTAAATATCAAAGGCTATTTAGTGACCTGCAAGAGTTAATGGACCCGAGCCGTAACATGAGCAAATACCGACAATTAGTAGCGTCTGAACAAACGCAACCTCCTATAGTAAGTTCTCATGTTACTTCTAACTATTAGTTACATactttgttctttttattatgCAGTGGAATAACACGaaatgtttctatttttttttttttttttttttttttcagattcCATTTTATCCAGTAGTAAAGAAGGATTTAACATTCATACACCTTGGCAACGATTCCAGAGTGGAAGGTTTGGTAAATTTCGAAAAGCTGAGGATGATAGCGAAAGAAGTGAGAACGTTAACGAACATGTGTTCTTCACCCTACGATCTATCAATAATGTTAGAAAGAGGTGGCCAGCCACCTAGTTCTGCCATGGTTGCGTTAAATCAAATGACTACTGGAAATCAAGGTAATCTAACTTGAGTATGTAGAAACAGAACCAGCAATGTGATGATTCGTTTTTACTAACAGTGTTGCAATGTCCAGGAGGACAAACGGCAACAGTAAAAAGGCGGAAGAAGTCTACCGCTGCACCAAACCCGAAGAAAATGTTCGAAGAGGCTCAAATGGTTCGAAGAGTGAAAGCGTACCTTGCCAACATGAAAGTAATAACTGACGAGGAACGATTACATGCTTTGTCTGTGGAATGCGAGCCTCATGCAGGAACTGCCGCAGTAGCCGCAGCGGTACCTCTCAGTGCAAGCAGAGGAAGAAGGCATCCTTCGCCTACTTTGTCAACTACAAGTAGTGCTAGCAGCACCAGTGAAGGTAGAAAGAGTATACAAGGTaggatatttttatctttcgtttgaattaattattatgtaatattaattattataaaatattaactatTGTGTATTTTCAGGTACAAAGTTTGGAGCTGCATCGCCACAAGCAGTACGGAAAATGTTAGCGCTTTCTGATCCCCACAAAACTCGTCCGTATCAACCGAAACATTGCCCACCAGCACTTCCAGTGCCTGGATTGGCATTGCATTCCAGCGGATTGGAGCCTAGTCCCGGTGCACCTAGGAGAGTAGGATCTGGTAGCCGAGTTCCTATGCATGAGAGATCCCATAGCGATACTCCTTCGAGTTTACCACCACCTGTCGATCTCAGCGCTGAAAGTAGTAGCGTAACCAGCTTGAGCAATCTTCAGCCGTTAAGAAAAACGTTGACCAGTGGTAAGTTGATTAATTTCGACACATAAAATGGTTCGAAGCGAGATGCTGTCGATCATCGTTTAACATACATTGTACACACACATACAAAACATATGTACACGTGAATACTTCAACAGTGTAAAGTTTTTTCTGTGTCTCTATACATATTGCTAGCTTTAGACGATGAATCATACGGTgcttcttttactttttattttgaacGTTGTTTCATTGCGACACACAAATACAGCAGACACATCTCGCGAAGTACCATTCAGTGCACCTTTTCATTGCTCGTGACCGTACACACTGGTCAGGTCTCGCAAATTCTAAAAAACTATCTCATTTTATATGCACGCTGCACAGCCGTTTACGCAATTCATAAATGTTCCATGTTTATATTTAGCTtatccattttacacgcatcTTGTACGCCGATTACCGTAGCTCGCGCTTCTTTTCGATCAATATTATCGTCCCGTGTTATACACACCACGGTCCTGATCCCAGGGCGAAGCACGTCTAGCTTCAATTTAGATCACTCACCATGGGACATACGGACGCGTGAATCACATCCTCCAACGATTTAATCTCAATGCTATAGTCTATGTCTTTTTTAAATCACTTTTTatgaacaaatttaaatagacagtagtttcaaatatttcactaaAATTTCTCTTAATACTTTCTTCAGTTTAAAAACTGACTGACAATTAATTGTATCgtaggaaatataaatattgctCCTGGAAATAATCTCCTTCtgataaatatcattttccaggatctaatatttttccaattttcattttttttctttctttcggtaaagataataatatggatcttaattttgttagaagTAGCTAGTAGTCGCTTACAGAAGGACGATCTCTGGTAGGCGTGCATCGAAAAACAAATGCTGTGCCAGCGCAACTTTTAATCGCGGTCAAGTCGACATTTTTGTAGGCGTCAAACTGACGTTTGTTGGCTCTGATTTTTTCAAGTGAgaaagcgagagagaaagagaaagaaagagcgaACGAGTGATATACGGATTACACGCGTTCAATGAAACGCGATTAATATTTGTTAGATAATTAGCAGTTAGCGGGCGCATCGGGACGAGAAATGGGCTATAGAATGTGTAGTGATAGAAGTGTCTTGGGGACGTGTGCGTAGGTTCGGTGACGAGCAGTGACAGTGGTCACAGTACACAGCTGGACAGCCACAGCGGAAGCAGCGTAGAAGCTGGTGGTAGTCCACCGCCACCTCAAAGACGGCACTCCGCCATGCAAGGTACGTAAACTTGAACCAAAAGAGATCAAATAACTCCACAAGCTCGTGCTCATTACCTCTCTTGTTCCCTATTTTTGCCCGTTCCGTAGACCGTAGTATAGAAGGTAGAACCAAAGAAAGAATCTGGAGTGGTCCAACGAGATGAAGTTgccttttccatttttcttttttttttttttttaatttattttattttgtactttttacTTAAAACGTCGTCGTGTTATGGACGACCCGTGTATATCGTGTATGTCGTTGATTGACACAGTAACTGCGTGAAAGTTCGTTTCGTGATACGGTTGGGTGTTGAGTCTATGAGTCTctgtttttcttatttttctgttGTAATCGCAAAAGTGATCGtacagaaaaaatatttgttctttttttctagtAGTGTGTGACGTATCGTTAGATATTTTTGGTAGTTAGTAAACAGAGAATGATTCGTTTTTTGAAAACGTGTGATACCTGTTGTACGTCTCTTGATGACTATATGAGTATCCTTCGTGTAATTATCACATCtgtttctcattttttatttttttttcctctcttttttttttttttgttctcgTTTGATACTAAAAGTAATCGAAATGTTTTCTCATTACAGTTTGCCGTTTCACACAGTCGTAGTCCGTTTACTCCTCCGAATCATTCGTTTCACTGTCCGGGTCACGATTAGATTCTAACGTTGAAAAGAAAACGTATGTCCCATGGCCACTCATCTTCATTCTCTCTCGTCTATAGTAGTTAAGAAAAAGATCTCCGTGCAATTTAAGCTACAGCATATATACGTTACATTATGTGCATATTACGTACATACACTCTTTTTACCGTACCTATCCggtactttatttatttatcgtttagcCGAGCGTTGCGCCGATAACGTAGGTAAACGTGCTTTATAGCCGCTTCTATCCCGGGAGTTCCAATTGCTTTCAGTACATTTATCGCTTGAAGCTTTTTCACAGAGACTCGCTTCTTTACGCAGGGGCATTATTCACGCATACACGCATacattgatatttatataacgaCACATCGACCCAATTTTTGCGATCTTTCCACTCGCGGCACTCACTCTAGGAATCTTCCTTCAATGTTCAATGAGAGGGACGCCAACAagcttatattttatttattctttcgaataaatattgtattatactttttcttaattaaaaaagatttttgcGATTTTTATCGCTCGTCACGTTTATCTACATcaagagaaaaagatacaCAAAGCAAAAATGAAATAGAGAAGGGGAAAAAGTACCACCAGATGTTAAACCGGTGTGTCATTGTACATTTtgtaaagaaacatttcgtaTGTGGCCTGTGTGTGGTGCAGGGTCTGTTTTGAGAGGTGGTGCACCTCCGTTCCCTCACGCGGTAGCAGTGTTACCTCCGCTTCCTGCCAACCACAACCAGAATCACAACCACAATCATCATcatcaccaccaccaccaccaccaccatcaccaCCAACATTATTACGATCATCACCATCACCAACCCCAAAATCCTCAAGGTGAGTCCGCGATTGTCGTCTTGCCTGTCTTGAGTTTCTCTCCTTGCAACTGGGCTGaatcttctctctcttttttcataGTACTCTCTGTTCGACTCTATTTATGATTGCGTTGCTTCCGGATCATCCGTAGTGTTATGCATGACGTAGTAAGatagtattaattaatatatatctgGTGAATGGATTATCTGTAGAATGACGAATAGAATATGAAACTCGACTAATCTTTTGAACATAGAAAAAAAGATGAGTAGACATTGGTAAATGGGAGTTCTGTACCAACCGGAAGCAACGCGTTAGGCTCGAGGCATTCATTGATAACGTATACAGCGATGCATCGGCTTAATCTGTATTAATCGCTTGCTCGAAGGGTTGGCGTGTGCACGCTAATAATCACGTGAGTATCGTTGCCTGCTCTACACATGTGTATGCAGGTTGTGCGTGCGTATAGAAAATGGTGTGCGTTGCATCGACAGTGTGTGACCGTTTTTATTGTGTTGTCGCGTTTCCTCAGGATTAACGGAGAACCGAGGCTTCTTTTCAGGGTATATATTAACTGGTTTTCTGTGCTTTCCTCTTCTTGGGTTCTGATCTAGCGGTGAATAACGAGCGTGTTGTACAGTTTcctcgtatatgtatatagctCGTCTCTTTCGAGCTCCGTTCCGAACGAGCACGACGAGTCTcttttatcttgtattttcttttttttttttttttctttttctttttaatcaaaGAATATGAATTCGTcctgtttttatatttgttacaatGTATGCGATACATACATAAAAAGGGGACGAACTTAAGACGAGGACGCAATAAGGAGAGAAAGGATTcttgaatacataaatatattactgtaCCGTATTATTTAGTCGCATCAGGTACAGTCAACTAgatgtttcaaaaattatagaatctacatttttttaaatatcttaataaatatcgttgtatttaaaaaattgtatattctacattttattattcctccaatattttaatgacacggtatgtttaaaaaattatatttcattaaaaataaataacaattatatttgtatatgcaGTAAGAAATTTTCCACAGGCTTTAATTACTGTCAATCATTGAATCCTATACAATTGCAGAAATTGtttcactttttattataaGGAGTACTTCACCTTGTCTATTTCA
The DNA window shown above is from Bombus fervidus isolate BK054 chromosome 8, iyBomFerv1, whole genome shotgun sequence and carries:
- the LOC139989722 gene encoding rap guanine nucleotide exchange factor 6 isoform X6, whose protein sequence is MTDYLDPHFVRALCRDPERRTLQDLQIIYYGLLGLEALRPCRDSILRGLCKIVRYERHHANHVLYYTGELATSWYILLSGSVFIDGSMFLPRSSFGKRTGGSARRPNECFVLEPSEMIVIDYPEVHGGRMHRPPHPHPITDHRQVNLVFDDTFSQGLTGRPELYQKSNRSSHSSDTSSAYSGSDTMTSVQGSLDADADDVDLSGLVESIVDSDEEEDLAESMDSLTVRDPVRECLEKDPMERTEDDIETLLEFTQQLKAFTNMTLAVRRALCAVMVFAVVERAGMIVLNDGEELDSWSVLINGAVEIEHSNGEIEQLHLGDSFGILPTMERLLHRGVMRTKCDDCQFVCVTQADYFRIQHQGEENTRRHEENGRVILVTELRGALDGGARRGHVVIRGTPERLMLQLIEENSITDPTYIEDFLLTHRTFIDSPLLVASQLLEWFDQAQVRDRVARVVLLWVNNHFTDFETDPAMMEFLEAFEAGLEREKMLGQQRLLNIACAAKARTRNVTLARPTRDEVLHFSILGGYERGFGIFISKVDKKSKAEDVGLKRGDQILEVNGQSFEHVSHARALEILRGSTHLSITVKSNLLAFKEMLQMPDDSPRPRGRANKPEISRIQTDPRARLSTHVDPITPGNPLNPLVGGVPLLIPDSNVSPCKDAKKEHKGFMTLGPKKRFQKALIKMNILPKNTINDGVHVDDPLAPPHTPPGTGGLSQTTNLYHSKSNPDLTSLYCYDDLRAPDYPEHVLKVYKADQTCKYLLIHKETTAHEVVMLALQEFGITEGSSNFSLAEVSVGEGGMIKQRRLPDQLQNLAERIGLSSRYYLKTNGISETFVADEQAPELIRESQVHFLQLNAVEVAIQLTLQDFSIFRQIESTEYVDDLFELKSRYGVPMLRQFAELVNREMFWVVTEVCSEHNLVRRSKIIKQFIKIARQCKECKNFNSMFAIVSGLGHGAVSRLRASWEKLPSKYQRLFSDLQELMDPSRNMSKYRQLVASEQTQPPIIPFYPVVKKDLTFIHLGNDSRVEGLVNFEKLRMIAKEVRTLTNMCSSPYDLSIMLERGGQPPSSAMVALNQMTTGNQGGQTATVKRRKKSTAAPNPKKMFEEAQMVRRVKAYLANMKVITDEERLHALSVECEPHAGTAAVAAAVPLSASRGRRHPSPTLSTTSSASSTSEGRKSIQGTKFGAASPQAVRKMLALSDPHKTRPYQPKHCPPALPVPGLALHSSGLEPSPGAPRRVGSGSRVPMHERSHSDTPSSLPPPVDLSAESSSVTSLSNLQPLRKTLTSGSVTSSDSGHSTQLDSHSGSSVEAGGSPPPPQRRHSAMQGTTGLGVGVGLGVPAALPPPGAGTTIMTTMTTMTTMTSMTTMRPGIGSTQCRQPPAYKVAAQMARLHRLGRAHSHEGVTYRNDHEDDDEDAQVSAV
- the LOC139989722 gene encoding rap guanine nucleotide exchange factor 6 isoform X4 encodes the protein MTDYLDPHFVRALCRDPERRTLQDLQIIYYGLLGLEALRPCRDSILRGLCKIVRYERHHANHVLYYTGELATSWYILLSGSVFIDGSMFLPRSSFGKRTGGSARRPNECFVLEPSEMIVIDYPEVHGGRMHRPPHPHPITDHRQVNLVFDDTFSQGLTGRPELYQKSNRSSHSSDTSSAYSGSDTMTSVQGSLDADADDVDLSGLVESIVDSDEEEDLAESMDSLTVRDPVRECLEKDPMERTEDDIETLLEFTQQLKAFTNMTLAVRRALCAVMVFAVVERAGMIVLNDGEELDSWSVLINGAVEIEHSNGEIEQLHLGDSFGILPTMERLLHRGVMRTKCDDCQFVCVTQADYFRIQHQGEENTRRHEENGRVILVTELRGALDGGARRGHVVIRGTPERLMLQLIEENSITDPTYIEDFLLTHRTFIDSPLLVASQLLEWFDQAQVRDRVARVVLLWVNNHFTDFETDPAMMEFLEAFEAGLEREKMLGQQRLLNIACAAKARTRNVTLARPTRDEVLHFSILGGYERGFGIFISKVDKKSKAEDVGLKRGDQILEVNGQSFEHVSHARALEILRGSTHLSITVKSNLLAFKEMLQMPDDSPRPRGRANKPEISRIQTDPRARLSTHVDPITPGNPLNPLVGGVPLLIPDSNVSPCKDAKKEHKGFMTLGPKKRFQKALIKMNILPKNTINDGVHVDDPLAPPHTPPGTGGLSQTTNLYHSKSNPDLTSLYCYDDLRAPDYPEHVLKVYKADQTCKYLLIHKETTAHEVVMLALQEFGITEGSSNFSLAEVSVGEGGMIKQRRLPDQLQNLAERIGLSSRYYLKTNGISETFVADEQAPELIRESQVHFLQLNAVEVAIQLTLQDFSIFRQIESTEYVDDLFELKSRYGVPMLRQFAELVNREMFWVVTEVCSEHNLVRRSKIIKQFIKIARQCKECKNFNSMFAIVSGLGHGAVSRLRASWEKLPSKYQRLFSDLQELMDPSRNMSKYRQLVASEQTQPPIIPFYPVVKKDLTFIHLGNDSRVEGLVNFEKLRMIAKEVRTLTNMCSSPYDLSIMLERGGQPPSSAMVALNQMTTGNQGGQTATVKRRKKSTAAPNPKKMFEEAQMVRRVKAYLANMKVITDEERLHALSVECEPHAGTAAVAAAVPLSASRGRRHPSPTLSTTSSASSTSEGRKSIQGTKFGAASPQAVRKMLALSDPHKTRPYQPKHCPPALPVPGLALHSSGLEPSPGAPRRVGSGSRVPMHERSHSDTPSSLPPPVDLSAESSSVTSLSNLQPLRKTLTSGSVTSSDSGHSTQLDSHSGSSVEAGGSPPPPQRRHSAMQGSVLRGGAPPFPHAVAVLPPLPANHNQNHNHNHHHHHHHHHHHHHQHYYDHHHHQPQNPQGTTGLGVGVGLGVPAALPPPGAGTTIMTTMTTMTTMTSMTTMRPGIGSTQCRQPPAYKVAAQMARLHRLGRAHSHEGVTYRNDHEDDDEDAQVSAV
- the LOC139989722 gene encoding rap guanine nucleotide exchange factor 2 isoform X11 is translated as MIVIDYPEVHGGRMHRPPHPHPITDHRQVNLVFDDTFSQGLTGRPELYQKSNRSSHSSDTSSAYSGSDTMTSVQGSLDADADDVDLSGLVESIVDSDEEEDLAESMDSLTVRDPVRECLEKDPMERTEDDIETLLEFTQQLKAFTNMTLAVRRALCAVMVFAVVERAGMIVLNDGEELDSWSVLINGAVEIEHSNGEIEQLHLGDSFGILPTMERLLHRGVMRTKCDDCQFVCVTQADYFRIQHQGEENTRRHEENGRVILVTELRGALDGGARRGHVVIRGTPERLMLQLIEENSITDPTYIEDFLLTHRTFIDSPLLVASQLLEWFDQAQVRDRVARVVLLWVNNHFTDFETDPAMMEFLEAFEAGLEREKMLGQQRLLNIACAAKARTRNVTLARPTRDEVLHFSILGGYERGFGIFISKVDKKSKAEDVGLKRGDQILEVNGQSFEHVSHARALEILRGSTHLSITVKSNLLAFKEMLQMPDDSPRPRGRANKPEISRIQTDPRARLSTHVDPITPGNPLNPLVGGVPLLIPDSNVSPCKDAKKEHKGFMTLGPKKRFQKALIKMNILPKNTIKSDSFYSDGVHVDDPLAPPHTPPGTGGLSQTTNLYHSKSNPDLTSLYCYDDLRAPDYPEHVLKVYKADQTCKYLLIHKETTAHEVVMLALQEFGITEGSSNFSLAEVSVGEGGMIKQRRLPDQLQNLAERIGLSSRYYLKTNGISETFVADEQAPELIRESQVHFLQLNAVEVAIQLTLQDFSIFRQIESTEYVDDLFELKSRYGVPMLRQFAELVNREMFWVVTEVCSEHNLVRRSKIIKQFIKIARQCKECKNFNSMFAIVSGLGHGAVSRLRASWEKLPSKYQRLFSDLQELMDPSRNMSKYRQLVASEQTQPPIIPFYPVVKKDLTFIHLGNDSRVEGLVNFEKLRMIAKEVRTLTNMCSSPYDLSIMLERGGQPPSSAMVALNQMTTGNQVLQCPGGQTATVKRRKKSTAAPNPKKMFEEAQMVRRVKAYLANMKVITDEERLHALSVECEPHAGTAAVAAAVPLSASRGRRHPSPTLSTTSSASSTSEGRKSIQGTKFGAASPQAVRKMLALSDPHKTRPYQPKHCPPALPVPGLALHSSGLEPSPGAPRRVGSGSRVPMHERSHSDTPSSLPPPVDLSAESSSVTSLSNLQPLRKTLTSGSVTSSDSGHSTQLDSHSGSSVEAGGSPPPPQRRHSAMQGSVLRGGAPPFPHAVAVLPPLPANHNQNHNHNHHHHHHHHHHHHHQHYYDHHHHQPQNPQGTTGLGVGVGLGVPAALPPPGAGTTIMTTMTTMTTMTSMTTMRPGIGSTQCRQPPAYKVAAQMARLHRLGRAHSHEGVTYRNDHEDDDEDAQVSAV